The Tenacibaculum sp. MAR_2010_89 genome has a window encoding:
- a CDS encoding ABC-F family ATP-binding cassette domain-containing protein, with product MITVDQLTVEFSGKALFSDVSFVINENDKIALMGKNGAGKSTMMKIIAGVSKATKGAVRSPKDTVIAYLPQHLLMEDKCTVREEASKAFEAIFAMKNEMESLNKQLETRTDYESEEYMKIIERVSDLGESYYALEEVNYEAEVEKALKGLGFKQNDFERLTSEFSGGWRMRIELAKILLQKPDLILLDEPTNHVDIESVIWLENFLLNKAKAVVVISHDKAFIDNITNRTIEVTMGTVHDYKANYSHYLELRKERRSHQLKAYQEQQKTIADIKGFIERFKGTYSKTNQVASRERMLEKIVPIEIDEVDTTSLKLRFPPSPRSGDYPVKVENLTKKYGDLIVFKEASFSIARGEKVSFVGRNGEGKSTMIKAIMGEIDFEGECGLGHNAKVGYFAQNQASLLDPELTVFQTVDEVAEGDVRTQIKNILGRFMFGGEDIDKKVKVLSGGEKIRLAMVKLLLEPVNVLILDEPTNHLDLRSKDVIKEALLHFDGTLILVSHDRDFLQGLSQKVFEFKDQRVIEHFETIDAFLERNNIKALKEIDL from the coding sequence ATGATTACTGTAGATCAATTAACAGTTGAATTTAGTGGAAAGGCTTTGTTTAGTGATGTGTCTTTTGTTATTAATGAAAATGACAAAATTGCCTTAATGGGTAAAAATGGGGCAGGAAAATCTACTATGATGAAAATTATAGCAGGAGTTTCTAAAGCTACTAAAGGAGCCGTAAGAAGTCCTAAAGATACAGTAATTGCCTATTTACCCCAGCATTTATTAATGGAAGATAAATGTACAGTACGTGAGGAAGCATCCAAAGCTTTTGAAGCAATTTTTGCAATGAAAAATGAAATGGAATCGCTAAATAAACAGTTAGAAACACGTACTGATTATGAATCGGAAGAGTACATGAAAATTATTGAGCGTGTTTCTGATTTAGGAGAAAGTTATTATGCGTTAGAAGAAGTTAACTACGAGGCTGAGGTTGAAAAAGCGTTAAAAGGATTAGGTTTTAAGCAAAATGATTTTGAAAGATTAACTTCTGAATTTAGTGGAGGTTGGAGAATGCGTATTGAATTAGCTAAAATACTATTGCAAAAACCTGATTTAATTTTATTAGATGAGCCTACTAACCATGTGGATATTGAGTCTGTAATTTGGTTGGAAAACTTTTTATTGAATAAAGCGAAAGCAGTTGTAGTAATATCACATGATAAAGCATTTATTGATAATATTACTAATAGAACTATTGAGGTTACTATGGGGACAGTTCATGACTATAAAGCTAATTATTCCCATTATTTAGAGTTACGGAAAGAACGTAGATCACATCAGTTAAAAGCGTATCAAGAGCAACAAAAAACAATTGCTGATATTAAAGGGTTCATAGAACGTTTTAAAGGAACCTATTCAAAAACGAATCAAGTAGCATCACGTGAGCGAATGTTAGAAAAAATTGTTCCTATTGAAATAGATGAGGTAGATACAACTTCTTTAAAATTACGCTTTCCACCATCTCCTCGTTCTGGAGATTATCCAGTAAAGGTTGAGAACTTAACTAAAAAATACGGTGATTTAATAGTATTTAAAGAAGCAAGTTTTTCAATTGCACGTGGAGAGAAAGTATCTTTTGTTGGAAGAAATGGAGAAGGGAAGTCAACCATGATAAAAGCTATTATGGGAGAAATTGATTTTGAAGGAGAATGTGGATTAGGACATAACGCTAAAGTAGGATATTTTGCGCAAAATCAAGCTTCGTTATTAGATCCTGAGTTAACTGTTTTTCAAACGGTAGATGAGGTTGCAGAAGGAGATGTTCGTACACAAATAAAAAATATTCTTGGTCGTTTTATGTTTGGTGGCGAGGATATTGATAAAAAAGTAAAAGTACTTTCTGGAGGAGAAAAAATACGTTTGGCGATGGTTAAGTTATTGTTAGAGCCTGTAAACGTATTGATTTTAGATGAACCTACAAATCATTTAGATTTACGTTCAAAAGATGTAATTAAAGAAGCATTGTTGCATTTTGATGGAACATTAATACTAGTATCTCACGACCGTGATTTCTTACAAGGATTATCACAAAAAGTATTTGAATTTAAAGACCAACGTGTTATTGAGCACTTTGAAACTATTGATGCTTTCTTGGAACGTAATAATATCAAGGCGTTAAAAGAAATAGATTTGTAG
- a CDS encoding carboxypeptidase-like regulatory domain-containing protein yields the protein MKKTVSFLFLFIIINSYAQISFQGIVKDSLNTPLELANVIAINKATDLLESYGITNSDGTYKLELKKNETYKVQISYVGMKTLEEVLVTKENKIIKNFTLQLDNTLDEVEVTYEMPVTIKGDTLIYNADSFKNGTERKLEDVLEKLPGVEINEEGQIEVEGKVVNKLMVNGKDFFDGDTKLATKNIPSKAVDKIQVLRNYSEVGQLSSVRNNQDNVALNIKLKKGKESFWFGNVTVGAGTAPQEELYLVQPKLFYYTPKYSVNFIGDVNNIGEVALNRRDIRGFGGGFRAPSRSSGTSINLGDNSLNFLTSQGNALEIENQLATANFSYSPKKSLDLSGFLIYNSSQILSKETSFVQYTNKDLGIPDEATEQTSNERSNQGLLKLSASYKPNVNNQVDYDVIGRISNDRQNQNIFSTVVGNTNQIDEVTPYSINQNINYYYTLNETNIFALEAQHLIKNEDPFYNAVLVNDPNANDPFDTTANALGLDTSLNTYNLAQNRRIKSNQLDAKLDYYNIINTKSNLNLTLGTILSKQEFNSTIFQFLDNGSRFNPTPTINNGKASNDIEYNFSDIYLGVHYRFKKGKFTVTPGFSVHAYGNKNIQFGKVYEDNFFRILPDFETRIQFKKSEALTLRYEMRNQFTDVTRLAEGLMLNNYNSIQFGAPELQNALSHNISLFYSSFNLFNYTNVFARAAYSSNIDQVRSVTNFENVIRTSTFFNSNFADENVNVFSRVQRTFGKIRASLSTSFNYSKINQFIQGVQSLNERYTQSYTPGIRTNYLKAPNINLRYRYSVSTNNQGSRKTTFVTNAPSIEFDAYIWKTVSFRTNYSYTNQDLGNGESQSFQNWNATLSYRKNRDAKWEYEIKATNLLNIDSQIRSSANNFSVFSSETFIQPRFVTFRFVYTL from the coding sequence ATGAAAAAAACAGTTAGTTTCTTGTTTTTATTTATAATAATCAATTCCTACGCACAAATAAGTTTTCAAGGAATTGTAAAAGATAGTTTAAATACTCCTTTAGAATTAGCAAATGTAATAGCTATAAATAAAGCAACAGATTTATTAGAATCATATGGAATTACCAATTCTGATGGTACATACAAGTTAGAACTTAAAAAGAATGAAACATATAAAGTTCAAATAAGCTATGTGGGAATGAAAACGTTAGAAGAAGTTTTGGTTACTAAAGAAAATAAAATTATTAAAAACTTTACACTGCAGTTAGATAATACTTTAGATGAAGTAGAAGTTACTTATGAAATGCCAGTGACTATAAAAGGAGACACTTTAATTTATAATGCAGATTCTTTTAAAAATGGAACAGAAAGAAAGTTAGAGGACGTTTTAGAAAAGCTACCAGGAGTAGAGATAAATGAAGAAGGACAAATAGAGGTAGAAGGTAAGGTAGTTAATAAGTTAATGGTAAATGGAAAAGATTTTTTTGATGGAGACACCAAATTAGCAACGAAAAATATTCCTTCAAAAGCAGTAGATAAAATTCAAGTTCTACGTAATTATTCAGAAGTAGGTCAACTAAGTAGTGTAAGAAATAATCAAGATAATGTTGCTTTAAATATCAAGTTGAAAAAAGGAAAAGAGAGTTTTTGGTTTGGTAACGTAACGGTAGGAGCAGGAACAGCACCACAGGAAGAACTTTACTTAGTACAACCGAAGTTGTTTTATTATACACCTAAGTACAGTGTAAATTTTATAGGAGATGTTAATAATATTGGAGAAGTAGCTTTAAACCGAAGAGATATTAGAGGTTTCGGAGGAGGTTTTAGAGCTCCAAGTAGAAGTAGTGGGACAAGTATAAATTTAGGAGATAACAGCCTTAATTTTTTAACTAGCCAAGGGAATGCTTTAGAGATTGAAAATCAACTAGCAACAGCAAACTTTAGTTATTCTCCTAAAAAATCATTAGATTTAAGTGGTTTCCTTATTTACAATAGTAGTCAAATACTTTCTAAAGAAACAAGTTTTGTTCAATATACAAATAAAGATTTGGGAATTCCAGATGAAGCTACTGAACAAACTAGTAATGAACGTTCAAATCAAGGATTGTTAAAACTAAGTGCATCTTACAAACCTAATGTAAATAATCAAGTAGATTACGATGTGATTGGAAGAATATCAAATGATAGACAAAATCAAAACATATTTTCTACAGTAGTTGGTAATACGAATCAAATAGATGAAGTTACACCATATAGTATCAATCAAAATATAAACTACTATTACACTTTAAATGAAACGAATATTTTTGCTTTAGAGGCTCAGCACTTAATCAAAAATGAAGATCCATTTTATAATGCTGTGTTAGTAAATGATCCTAATGCTAATGATCCATTTGATACAACAGCAAATGCTTTAGGTTTAGATACATCTTTAAATACATACAATCTTGCTCAAAACAGGCGCATTAAATCCAATCAATTAGATGCTAAATTAGATTACTATAATATTATTAATACTAAAAGTAATTTAAATCTAACATTAGGAACTATTTTAAGTAAGCAAGAATTTAATTCAACTATTTTTCAGTTTCTTGATAATGGATCAAGGTTTAATCCTACTCCTACAATCAATAATGGGAAGGCAAGCAATGATATTGAATATAATTTTAGTGATATATATTTAGGAGTTCACTATCGTTTTAAAAAAGGAAAGTTTACTGTTACACCTGGTTTTTCGGTTCATGCTTACGGAAATAAGAATATTCAATTTGGAAAAGTATATGAAGATAATTTTTTTAGAATTTTACCAGACTTTGAAACCAGAATACAATTTAAAAAAAGCGAGGCTTTAACATTACGCTATGAAATGCGAAATCAATTTACTGATGTAACACGTTTAGCTGAAGGCTTGATGTTGAATAATTACAATAGTATTCAATTTGGTGCCCCAGAACTTCAAAATGCATTATCACATAATATTAGTCTTTTTTACAGTAGTTTTAATTTGTTTAATTATACTAATGTATTTGCAAGGGCAGCATATTCAAGTAATATTGATCAAGTAAGAAGTGTAACAAACTTTGAAAATGTAATTAGAACCAGTACTTTTTTTAATTCTAATTTTGCAGATGAAAATGTGAATGTGTTTAGCCGTGTACAAAGAACATTTGGTAAAATAAGAGCAAGTTTAAGTACAAGTTTTAATTATAGTAAAATTAATCAATTTATTCAGGGAGTACAATCATTAAATGAAAGGTACACTCAAAGCTATACGCCTGGTATTCGTACAAATTATTTAAAGGCACCTAATATAAATTTAAGATATCGTTATAGTGTATCTACAAACAATCAAGGAAGTCGTAAAACAACTTTTGTAACCAATGCACCTTCAATTGAGTTTGATGCCTATATATGGAAAACAGTTTCTTTTCGTACTAATTATTCATATACTAATCAAGATCTTGGAAATGGAGAATCACAGTCTTTTCAAAACTGGAATGCAACTCTTTCGTATAGAAAAAACAGAGATGCAAAATGGGAATATGAAATTAAAGCAACCAATTTATTAAATATAGATTCTCAAATAAGAAGTAGTGCTAATAATTTTTCAGTATTTAGTTCTGAAACATTTATTCAGCCCCGTTTTGTTACTTTTAGGTTTGTTTATACCTTATAA
- a CDS encoding GLPGLI family protein: MKPILYKLSFLIFFILVSFKPTAKEFTGQAVYFSKSKMELGRWGARMSEAQKKKIQARLKNRLEKTYVLNFNKKESYFKEEDKLDAISGATDSWGKNFTQGEQYKNVKENTLVQSQEFYGKKFLVKDKLQVIKWKLGKESKKIGKYLCFKATASIPTSELTWYNFSWSDLRPSKDKEETVKMTDVEAWYTPQIPVSHGPAEYWGLPGLILEVGAGNTIMLCSKVVLNPKEEIIIEAPEKGKEITKSEYQKTIKGKMIEMRNNRGRRRR; this comes from the coding sequence ATGAAACCAATTCTTTATAAATTAAGTTTTCTTATTTTTTTCATTCTTGTATCTTTTAAACCAACAGCAAAAGAGTTTACTGGTCAAGCAGTATATTTTTCTAAATCTAAAATGGAGTTAGGCCGATGGGGAGCAAGAATGAGCGAAGCTCAGAAAAAGAAAATTCAAGCACGTTTAAAAAATAGATTAGAAAAAACATATGTATTAAATTTTAATAAAAAAGAATCTTATTTTAAAGAAGAAGATAAGTTAGATGCTATTTCTGGAGCAACAGATTCTTGGGGGAAAAATTTTACACAAGGAGAACAATACAAAAATGTAAAAGAAAATACATTGGTACAAAGTCAAGAGTTTTATGGGAAAAAATTTTTAGTAAAAGACAAGTTACAAGTAATTAAGTGGAAACTTGGAAAAGAATCTAAAAAAATAGGAAAGTATTTGTGTTTTAAGGCTACTGCGTCTATACCAACATCAGAGTTAACGTGGTATAATTTTTCATGGAGCGATTTAAGGCCAAGTAAAGATAAAGAAGAAACTGTGAAAATGACAGATGTCGAAGCTTGGTATACACCACAGATACCCGTTAGCCATGGTCCTGCAGAATATTGGGGATTACCAGGACTTATACTTGAGGTAGGAGCTGGAAATACCATTATGTTGTGTTCTAAAGTAGTTTTAAATCCTAAAGAAGAAATAATTATAGAGGCTCCTGAAAAAGGAAAAGAAATAACAAAGAGTGAATACCAAAAAACTATTAAAGGAAAAATGATTGAAATGAGAAATAACAGAGGAAGAAGAAGGAGATAG
- a CDS encoding Crp/Fnr family transcriptional regulator, translating into MNDNDLLLKEFEGIGFTKNELESIASGYKKTTVKKGDFLLKAGQISDAYYFITDGFIRSFVINYEGEEVTTNFFSKNSLIIEESSFFLKLPSKEYIQALSDCILWSKHVTVFNEHFNEFEKYRDWGREHLVKNFFALKERSLAMITDTATYRYQNLLKNRPEVIQKAPLKQIASFLGITDTSLSRIRKELAN; encoded by the coding sequence ATGAATGATAATGATCTTTTATTAAAAGAGTTTGAAGGGATAGGTTTTACAAAAAACGAGTTAGAAAGTATTGCTTCAGGGTATAAAAAAACTACTGTAAAAAAAGGAGATTTTCTCTTAAAAGCAGGTCAAATTTCTGATGCATATTATTTTATAACTGATGGGTTCATTCGTTCATTTGTTATAAATTATGAAGGAGAAGAGGTTACTACTAACTTTTTTTCAAAGAACAGTTTAATCATAGAAGAAAGTTCATTTTTTTTAAAATTACCATCTAAGGAATATATTCAAGCGTTGTCAGATTGTATTTTGTGGAGTAAACACGTTACTGTTTTTAATGAGCACTTTAATGAGTTTGAAAAATATAGAGACTGGGGTAGAGAACATTTGGTTAAAAATTTCTTTGCCTTAAAAGAAAGAAGTTTGGCAATGATAACAGATACTGCTACTTATAGATATCAAAACTTATTAAAAAACAGACCAGAAGTTATCCAAAAAGCACCTTTAAAGCAGATTGCTTCTTTTTTAGGAATAACAGATACATCGTTAAGTAGAATTAGAAAAGAGTTAGCTAACTAG
- the holA gene encoding DNA polymerase III subunit delta, with amino-acid sequence MNDVTHIVNDIKNGALKPIYFLMGEEPYYIDKISEYIEKNVLDESEKGFNQVVMYGRDVSIDEIVSSAKRYPMMADRQVIIVKEAQDLSRTIDKIESYASNPQPTTVLVFNYKYKKLDKRKKAYKAIAKNGLIYESKKLYENQVADWIRKVLGGKKYNIEPKASQMLVEFLGTDLSKISNELDKLISVLPAETIINPSHIEENIGISKDFNNFELRKAVGQKDVVKANRIINYFAQNPKNNPLVMTISLLNSFFTQMLMYHGLKDKSKGSVAKTLGVNPYFVDDYATAGRNYPMRKVSQIIGLLRDADVKSKGVGANAMPQSDILKELLFKILH; translated from the coding sequence ATGAACGACGTAACACATATAGTTAATGATATAAAGAACGGAGCTCTTAAGCCTATTTATTTTTTAATGGGTGAAGAACCGTATTATATTGATAAAATTTCTGAATACATTGAAAAAAATGTTTTGGACGAATCTGAAAAAGGGTTTAATCAAGTAGTAATGTATGGAAGAGATGTTTCTATAGATGAAATAGTATCATCAGCTAAACGATATCCTATGATGGCAGATCGCCAAGTAATTATCGTAAAAGAAGCACAAGATTTAAGTAGGACTATAGATAAAATTGAAAGTTATGCCAGTAATCCACAGCCAACTACTGTATTAGTTTTTAATTACAAATACAAAAAACTTGATAAACGTAAAAAGGCATACAAAGCAATTGCTAAAAATGGCCTGATTTACGAGAGCAAGAAGTTGTATGAAAACCAAGTTGCAGATTGGATTCGTAAAGTTTTAGGAGGAAAAAAATACAATATTGAACCTAAGGCTTCACAGATGTTGGTTGAGTTTTTAGGAACAGATTTAAGTAAAATAAGTAACGAATTAGATAAGTTAATTTCTGTATTACCAGCTGAAACAATTATTAATCCTTCTCATATAGAAGAGAATATTGGAATATCTAAAGACTTTAATAACTTTGAGTTAAGAAAAGCTGTAGGTCAAAAAGATGTGGTTAAGGCTAATAGAATTATTAATTACTTTGCTCAAAACCCTAAGAATAATCCTTTAGTAATGACTATTTCATTATTGAATAGTTTTTTTACACAAATGTTAATGTATCATGGTTTAAAAGATAAATCTAAAGGGTCAGTAGCTAAAACTTTGGGTGTGAATCCTTATTTTGTTGATGATTATGCTACTGCAGGACGAAATTACCCCATGCGAAAAGTGTCTCAAATAATAGGGTTATTAAGAGATGCAGATGTTAAAAGTAAGGGGGTTGGAGCTAATGCTATGCCACAATCAGACATTTTAAAAGAGTTGTTATTTAAAATTCTACATTAA
- a CDS encoding type I restriction enzyme HsdR N-terminal domain-containing protein produces MQKLNLPTYPFKLKSNENKTLIFDSLRKKYMVLTPEEWVRQHFVQFLINEKKYPTTLIAIEKQLTINNLKKRTDIVIFSPNGTPNIIVECKAPKVKITQATFDQIARYNLKLNAQFLIVTNGLEHFYCMLDTENERYIFLKDIPSYN; encoded by the coding sequence ATGCAAAAACTGAATTTACCTACATATCCTTTCAAGCTCAAAAGTAACGAAAATAAGACGCTTATTTTTGATAGTTTACGAAAAAAATACATGGTACTAACTCCTGAAGAATGGGTTCGTCAACATTTTGTTCAGTTTTTAATTAATGAAAAAAAATATCCAACAACTTTAATTGCAATTGAAAAACAACTTACCATTAACAATTTAAAAAAACGTACGGACATTGTTATTTTTTCCCCTAACGGAACCCCTAATATAATTGTAGAGTGTAAGGCTCCAAAAGTAAAAATAACACAAGCTACTTTTGATCAAATTGCTCGTTATAACCTAAAGCTAAATGCTCAATTTTTAATAGTTACCAATGGTTTGGAGCATTTTTATTGCATGTTAGATACCGAAAATGAACGTTATATCTTTTTAAAAGATATTCCTTCATATAATTAA
- a CDS encoding nucleotidyltransferase family protein: protein MAFNLTTELTSIVENDSWMLNILKIVRDLNLTDCWIGAGFVRNKIWDYKHNKERSLLNDIDVIYFDNNSFTKNDDFIIEAKLTNINSTLNWSVKNQFRMHTRNGHPPYKNCEHAISFWPETATSIAIRINTNNKIEFIAPYGLSDLFNLIVKPTPNFNLTVYRKRINEKSWRKKWPLLSFYNYIE from the coding sequence ATGGCTTTTAACTTAACAACTGAATTAACATCAATAGTAGAGAATGATTCTTGGATGCTTAACATTTTAAAAATAGTAAGAGATTTAAATTTAACTGACTGCTGGATTGGTGCTGGTTTTGTAAGAAATAAAATATGGGATTATAAGCACAACAAAGAAAGGTCTTTATTAAATGACATTGATGTTATTTATTTTGATAATAATTCATTTACTAAAAATGATGATTTCATAATTGAAGCTAAATTAACAAACATAAACTCAACCTTAAATTGGTCAGTAAAAAATCAATTTAGAATGCATACTAGAAATGGTCATCCTCCTTATAAAAACTGTGAACATGCAATTTCATTTTGGCCTGAAACTGCAACCTCAATTGCTATACGCATAAACACTAATAATAAAATTGAATTTATTGCACCTTATGGTTTAAGTGATTTATTTAACCTTATAGTTAAACCAACTCCAAATTTTAATTTAACAGTTTATAGAAAAAGAATAAATGAAAAGTCTTGGAGAAAAAAATGGCCTCTATTATCTTTTTATAATTATATAGAATAG
- a CDS encoding glycosyltransferase family 2 protein: MKTAIVILNWNGKKLLEQFLPSVVNFSENEAEVYVADNASTDDSIQYIQTYYPSVKIVKNTTNGGYAKGYNDALNFIDADIYCLLNSDIEVTQNWLTPILEVFKNDKNTAIIQPKLLDFKDKNKFEYAGAGGGFIDLFGYPYCRGRVFNNLETDTGQFNDTTSIFWASGACMFIRSEVYHNLDGFDEDYFAHQEEIDLCWRAQNEGYQIKYVGLSTVYHVGGATLQESNPHKTFLNFRNSLLNVVKNVPKQWFLFVVFSRLVLDGIAGLKFLLELRPIHTLAILKAHFSFYANFFKFLGKRRTLQKKSNYNLHTSIVWQYFGLGRKKFKDLH, encoded by the coding sequence TTGAAAACTGCAATAGTCATATTAAATTGGAACGGTAAAAAGCTTTTAGAACAGTTTTTACCATCTGTCGTAAATTTTAGTGAAAATGAAGCTGAAGTATATGTAGCCGATAATGCTTCTACAGATGATTCTATTCAATATATCCAAACTTATTATCCATCAGTGAAAATTGTTAAAAACACAACTAATGGTGGTTATGCAAAAGGCTATAACGATGCCTTAAATTTTATAGATGCTGATATTTATTGTTTATTAAATTCAGACATTGAGGTTACTCAAAACTGGCTAACTCCTATTTTAGAAGTTTTTAAGAATGATAAAAATACTGCTATTATTCAACCTAAACTGCTAGATTTTAAAGATAAAAACAAATTTGAATATGCAGGAGCTGGTGGTGGTTTTATTGATTTATTTGGATATCCTTATTGTCGCGGACGTGTTTTTAATAATTTAGAAACTGATACTGGTCAATTTAACGATACTACTTCAATATTCTGGGCTTCTGGAGCATGTATGTTTATTCGTTCTGAAGTATACCATAACTTAGACGGTTTTGACGAAGATTATTTTGCGCATCAAGAAGAAATTGACTTATGCTGGCGTGCTCAAAATGAAGGTTATCAAATTAAATATGTTGGTCTTTCTACAGTTTATCATGTTGGTGGAGCTACTTTGCAAGAGAGCAATCCACATAAAACATTTTTAAACTTCAGAAATAGTTTACTAAACGTTGTTAAGAATGTACCAAAGCAATGGTTTTTATTTGTTGTTTTTTCTCGTTTAGTTTTAGATGGTATAGCAGGACTTAAATTTCTTTTAGAATTAAGGCCAATACATACCTTGGCAATTTTAAAAGCTCATTTTAGTTTCTACGCTAATTTTTTTAAGTTTTTAGGAAAGCGACGTACTCTACAAAAAAAATCAAATTACAACCTACATACTTCTATTGTTTGGCAGTATTTTGGTTTAGGTAGAAAAAAGTTTAAAGACTTACATTAA
- a CDS encoding L-threonylcarbamoyladenylate synthase — MAQFIKLYNENPNPKEISKVVKVLQNGGIIIYPTDTVYGLGCDITNTKALEKIAKIKGVKLEKANFSFICNDLSHLSDYVKQINTPTYKILKRALPGPYTFILPGSNSLPKVFKKRKTVGIRVPDNTIARAIVEALGNPIVSTSIHDEDEIIEYTTDPELIFEKWQNIVDVVVDGGYGDNYASTVIDLTDDYPEVIREGKGSLDIL; from the coding sequence ATGGCACAGTTTATTAAGTTATATAATGAAAACCCTAATCCAAAAGAAATAAGCAAGGTTGTAAAGGTTTTACAAAATGGAGGTATAATAATTTATCCTACCGATACCGTTTATGGATTAGGATGTGATATAACAAACACAAAAGCTTTAGAAAAAATAGCTAAAATTAAAGGTGTAAAATTAGAAAAGGCTAATTTTTCATTTATATGTAATGATTTGAGTCACTTATCTGATTATGTAAAGCAAATTAACACACCTACATATAAAATATTAAAAAGAGCATTACCAGGACCTTATACTTTTATTTTACCGGGAAGTAATTCATTACCAAAAGTATTTAAAAAACGAAAAACTGTAGGTATTCGAGTTCCAGATAATACAATAGCAAGGGCTATTGTAGAAGCTCTTGGAAACCCAATTGTTTCTACTTCAATTCATGATGAAGATGAAATTATAGAATACACAACTGATCCTGAGTTAATTTTTGAAAAATGGCAAAATATTGTAGATGTTGTAGTTGATGGAGGTTATGGAGATAATTACGCTTCAACAGTGATTGATTTAACTGATGATTATCCTGAAGTAATAAGAGAAGGTAAAGGAAGTTTAGATATTTTGTAA
- a CDS encoding PaaI family thioesterase, producing the protein MDKQQTLDKLNSFNKNTLMETLNIEFTDVGDDFLTAKMPVNSKVHQPYGILHGGATAALAETVGSCASGFLFIDTKTQIAKGLELSINHIKSKKEGIVFATAKPIHRGKTTHLWEVKIVDEYHNLISICKITNIILAKK; encoded by the coding sequence ATGGATAAGCAACAGACTCTTGATAAACTTAATAGTTTTAATAAAAACACCCTAATGGAGACTTTAAATATTGAGTTTACAGACGTAGGTGATGATTTTTTAACCGCAAAAATGCCTGTTAATTCTAAAGTTCACCAGCCCTATGGTATTTTACATGGAGGAGCTACTGCTGCATTAGCTGAAACTGTTGGTAGTTGTGCTTCTGGCTTTTTATTTATTGATACTAAAACTCAAATTGCCAAAGGACTAGAACTTAGTATTAACCATATTAAAAGCAAAAAAGAAGGAATTGTTTTTGCCACTGCAAAACCAATTCACAGGGGTAAAACTACTCATTTATGGGAAGTTAAAATTGTTGATGAATATCATAACCTAATTTCTATTTGTAAAATCACTAATATTATATTAGCAAAAAAATAA
- a CDS encoding alpha/beta fold hydrolase, with protein sequence MRRLKKFLKITSIIFCFLLIGVYTLFVYFSSPDSDKDLLEKFDKFPQKPIIQHQKYKNFNYRTLKIIKDTNLPTLVFIHGTIGSCSNFVKYMSDNELLEKFNMISYDRIGYNYNDKYHVQESISFEKDLVEDLVKNIPSEKTILVGYSYGGPIALAVKKKLNKIILLAPAVHSKVEPMPWALNFYKWKLTRWLVPKIWKEASKEKISHIRDLQNFEQNWKSTANTITSIHGNSDWIVPYSNSEFLQNQFPKEQFELITIQNAGHDLVWSEFPIIKQQLLNLSN encoded by the coding sequence ATGAGAAGACTTAAAAAATTTCTTAAAATAACAAGTATCATTTTTTGTTTTCTTTTAATAGGAGTCTATACACTTTTTGTTTATTTTTCTTCTCCTGATTCAGATAAAGATTTACTAGAAAAGTTTGATAAGTTTCCTCAAAAACCAATTATACAACATCAAAAATATAAAAACTTTAATTACAGAACTCTAAAAATTATTAAAGATACTAATTTACCTACGTTAGTATTTATTCATGGGACTATTGGGTCATGTAGTAATTTTGTTAAATATATGTCTGATAACGAACTACTAGAAAAGTTCAATATGATTTCTTATGATCGAATTGGGTATAATTACAACGATAAATATCATGTTCAAGAAAGTATTTCTTTTGAAAAAGACTTGGTTGAAGATTTAGTTAAAAACATTCCTTCAGAAAAAACAATACTCGTTGGCTATTCCTATGGAGGTCCTATAGCCTTAGCTGTAAAAAAGAAACTTAATAAAATTATACTATTAGCTCCTGCGGTACATAGTAAGGTAGAACCTATGCCTTGGGCTTTAAATTTTTATAAATGGAAATTAACTAGGTGGTTAGTTCCTAAAATATGGAAGGAAGCTTCTAAAGAAAAGATTTCTCATATTAGAGACTTACAGAATTTTGAACAAAACTGGAAATCTACAGCTAATACAATTACTAGTATTCATGGTAATTCTGATTGGATTGTTCCTTATAGTAATTCTGAATTTTTACAAAATCAGTTCCCTAAGGAACAATTTGAATTAATCACAATTCAAAACGCTGGTCATGATTTAGTTTGGAGTGAATTTCCAATTATTAAACAACAACTTTTAAATTTATCAAATTGA